The following coding sequences lie in one Miscanthus floridulus cultivar M001 chromosome 9, ASM1932011v1, whole genome shotgun sequence genomic window:
- the LOC136479766 gene encoding uncharacterized protein: MGDREWMYSGFASKSHEWIRGTTEFLEHAFGPAAKGSIRMPCPYSECRNKKKKVKAQVLRDLFKHGFVPNYTRWRHHGEYHPIRDEVVRPVLEEYDGDAGMADMMADFHEARFGEGMDVEEDPEETAKAFYDMMESAQKPLHEKTKLTQLDAVSRLIGLKSQLGISRNGFDLVLSIVGGLLPADHVLPTNTYATQKLLRALKMPYEGIHACPKGCVLFRGDLEEAKTCPKCDASRFVLVEGSDGSMKQSKVPEKVVRHLPFLPRLQRLYMTEESAKQMTWHKNGKRYHPDKMVHPADGDAWKHFDNMNPVKAMEARNVRVALATDGFNPFGMMAAPYTCWPVFVIPLNLPPGVMFEPKNVLLTLIIPGHPGDNMGVFMQPVWDELELAWEEGVLTYDRATKRNFRMHVWYQYSMHDFLAYGLFSGWCVHGKFPCPTCKADVMFTWLAKGGKFSSFDKHRQFLPENHEFRLDVKHFTKGVQVTGPIPQVKSPAAVLADIQALEPEETGGFKGYARDHMWTHISGLTRLPYFKDLLLPHNIDVMHTEKNVAEALWATLMDVGKKSKDNVKARLDLEMIWV, encoded by the exons ATgggtgaccgtgagtggatgtactcgggcTTCGCAAGTAAGAGCCACGAATGGATCAGGGGGACGACTGAgttcctggagcatgcatttggcccagctgctaaagggtcgattcggatgccgtgtccctACAGCGAGTGcaggaacaagaagaagaaagtaaaggCTCAGGTGTTGAGAGATCTGTTCAAGCACGGGTTCGTTCCAAACTATACTCGTTGGCGCCACCATGGTGAATACCATCCTATTAGGGACGAGGTGGTGCGACCCGTCCTCGAGGAGTATGATGGCGATGCCGGGATGGCAGACATGATGGCAGACTTCCACGAAGCACGGTTTGGCGAAGGAATGGATGTGGAGGAAGATCCGGAGGAAACCGCGAAGgccttctacgacatgatggagtcggcacagaagccccttcacgagaagacaaagcttacgcaACTGGATGCCGTCTCACGCCTGATAGGGTTGAAGTCGCAGCTGGGCATTAGTCGAAACGGCTTCGATCTCGTGTTGAGCATTGTTGGGGGACTGCTTCCGGCAGATCATGTCCTGCCGACGAACACCTACGCTACACAGaagctccttcgtgcacttaagatgccgtatgaggggatccatgcttgtccgaaggggtgcgtcctgttCAGGGGAGACCTCGAGGAAGCAAAAACCTGTCCGAAGTGCGATGCCTCTAGGTTCGTGTTGGTAGAAGGCTCTGATGGCAGCATGAAACAGTCTAAGGTCCCCGAGAAGGTCgtacggcaccttcctttcctaccgaggcTGCAACGGCTGTATATGacggaggagtccgcgaaacagatgacgtggcacaagaatggcaaaagataccatcctgacaagatggtacacccggcGGACGGTGATGCATGGAAGCACTTCGATAACATGAATCCTGTCAAGGCTatggaggctcggaatgtacgcgtagcgctggcaacagatgggttcaacccgtttggaatgatggcggccccgtacacttgcTGGCCCGTGTttgtgatccccctcaatctcccccccggcgtCATGTTTGAACCTAAGAACGTGCTCTTGACGCTGATAATACCTGGACACCCGGGcgacaatatgggtgtgttcatgcagcCGGTGTgggatgaattggaacttgcttgGGAAGAGGGGGTACTCACGTACGACCGGGCTACGAAGAGGAACTTcagaatgcatgtgtggtaccagtattcaatgcatgacttcctggcgtatggcttattcagcgggtggtgtgttcacgggaagttcccttgcCCGACATGCAAGGCAGATGTGATGTTCACCTGGCTGGCCAAGGGCGGCAAGTTTTCTTCTTTCGACAAGCATCGCCAATTCCTGCCTGAGAACCATGAATTCAGGCTAGATGTAAAGCACTTCACGAAAGGCGTTCAAGTCACCGGCCCCATTCCGCAGGTTAAGAGCCCTGCCGCCGTCCTTGCCGACATACAGGCTCTCGAACCTGAGGAAACAGGTGGGTTTAAGGGATATGCTCGggaccacatgtggactcatatatcgggcttgactaggctcccctacttcaaggaccttcttcttccacacaacatcgatgtaatgcacacagaaaagaatgtggccgaggcactctgggcaacactcatggacgttGGCAAAAAGTCGAAGGACAACGTCAAGGCTAGACTGGACCTGGAGATGATCT GGGTGTGA
- the LOC136479767 gene encoding glycine-rich cell wall structural protein 1.8-like: MAAPKGRDQRWWGGGCAAGRAAPRGGGLPRRLGGGARPPGRGARAAVEGARAGGGGGGDPPGAGEREGRGAGEGEGAWGDAPAAGRATASTAEGGLGGAAGERDFGEGRAGRADKATM, from the exons ATGGCCGCGCCGAAGGGGAGGGACCAGCGCtggtgggggggggggtgcgCCGCCGGGAGGGCCGCGCCGCGCGGGGGAGGGCTGCCGCGCCGCCTGGGAGGGGGCGCGCGGCCGCCGGGGAGGGGCGCGCGGGCCGCCGTGGAGGGCGCGCGTgccgggggaggaggaggaggggatccGCCGGGcgcgggagagagggaggggaggggcgcgggggagggggagggcgcgTGGGGGGatgcgccggcggccggccgggcGACCGCGTCGACGGCGGAGGGCGGCCTGGGTGGCGCGGCGGGCGAGCGGGATTttggggaggggagggcgggccgAGCGGATAAGGCgac catgtga
- the LOC136479769 gene encoding disease resistance protein RGA5-like produces the protein MEVYHKITEAAFDSRAFVSVSQTLDMKKLLRDILSQISQRHFDQPQMLETVEQLIRTVKECLKDKRYFILIDDIWSVSAWELVRSALPVNDNGSRIITTTRIEAVAKSCCTGIAAQMYQAKPLSHADSQRLFFKRLFLSGDDCDPDLRKVSDDILKKCCGLPLAIISIAGLLANRSKAVEVWVNVLRSIAAAVDKFSH, from the exons ATGGAGGTGTACCACAAAATCACTGAAGCTGCTTTTGATAGCCGGGCTTTTGTGTCTGTATCACAAACTCTAGATATGAAGAAACTTCTTAGAGATATATTGTCTCAAATAAGCCAGAGACATTTTGACCAGCCACAGATGTTAGAGACAGTTGAGCAGCTCATCCGCACAGTGAAAGAATGCTTAAAGGACAAGAG GTACTTCATCTTGATTGATGATATCTGGAGTGTATCAGCATGGGAGCTTGTACGATCTGCCTTACCTGTCAATGACAATGGAAGCAGAATTATAACGACAACACGCATTGAAGCAGTAGCCAAATCTTGTTGTACTGGTATTGCTGCACAAATGTATCAAGCAAAGCCCCTTAGTCATGCGGACTCCCAAAGATTATTCTTTAAGAGGCTATTTTTGTCCGGTGATGATTGCGACCCAGATTTGAGGAAAGTATCCGATGATATTTTAAAGAAATGTTGCGGCTTACCACTAGCCATAATCAGTATAGCTGGTTTATTAGCAAACAGAAGCAAAGCAGTGGAAGTCTGGGTCAATGTATTGAGGTCTATTGCTGCTGCAGTTGACAAATTCTCCCATTGA